CAAAACCAGGGGCAAAGGATGTTTTTGACTTATTTTTTACGAGAAGCAAACAAGAAATCATATCGAACCTCAGTAAGGTAAAAAGTGACGACGATCTTGACAAATATTCTGATGAAATCTGCAAACGCTTGATCGATGGATTAAGTAACAATATCGTCAAAACTCAGCTTCAATCTTATAACAAGATCCGGAAACCAGTAGATATTGTTTTAGAGCACATGGTGTCAATGGGCGAGGATTTTGAGCTATTGAGGCCAGATGTTACAAAACACTTATTTCTGCCGCTGGATAGCCAGATGTTTCAATCAGAATTCGTTTTTTCTGACTCCGAACTTTTTAGCCTCGGACTTCGGCGCAATTTTACATTTAAGGATGTCACAACAAGATCAAAATACACACAAGTCCAAATCTTCCTGCGGAAGAAAGCCGACAGACTTGGCCTGGAAGCGCGTATATTTTTTGATCTCGTATGGAATGATAGGTTTAGGTCACAAGGAACTAATCTTTTCCAAACGAACCCGTGATTGAACACATAACGAGTTGCTCCAGCCGACCCTCAAAAGCTTCGCTTCGCTCCGCTTTTGGGTCCGCAGAACTTCACGTTAGCCGCAGGAAGGATTCATGAAGCAAAATGCAGCAATACAAATGTTTGAATCTGCGAAAGCCTATTGTGAGGCAGAGCACGCGGATGAAGTTGATTGGGCAAATTCCATTACCCCAGAAACATTCAAAAACTTGAGAGCAAAACGGTTTCTTTCTGAATACTGCTGGGTTGTCTATGCAAGCGGATTCAAAGTGTCAACGATTGAGGCAATCTTTCCAAATCTAAAGTCGGCTTTCAAAGAGTTTGAACTGGAAGGTCTAGCCAAAATGAAATCTATAAAGCCTGTTCTTGCCGTCTTCAACAATGAACGGAAGGCGAGTTCATTTTTAGAGGGTAGCAAAGCTATTGCAAAAGAGGGATTTTCTGCCTTCAAGAAACGCCTACAGAATGCAGGTACTGACATGCTTGAGGAGCTGCCTGGAATTGGACCAATCACAAAGTTTCACCTCGCTAAAAATATAGGCTTGGCAGATGAAGCAAAGCCTGATGTTTGGCTTGTTCGAGCAGCAGACGCTTGCGCGACATCGGTAGAAGAACTTGTAGCTTTCCTTAGCGATAAATACGGAATGTCACGTCACGCAGTTGATGTAATTCTATGGCGATACGGCGCGGACAAAGGGCTCGGTCTGTGAGAACCTACAAGGATAGAGGGGAGCAATAGAGGGGTGGGATGCTTTTCCCCACCCCTCTATTGCTCCCCTCTATCCATTGTTCAAGAAGCCCGGACTAGCATCGATTCTGGTATAGGGTATTGGTTCGATTTGCAGGAGAGTCGATTGACTGGAAGCAATGAAAGGTTCACGGTTTCCAGCCAATTTGGGGGAAGATAAGCAAGCAGATTGCCGTGATTGTGGTCAAGCCAGACTCATTCAGCGCATCAGAGAGCCTTCACGATAGGGGTTTATTTGAGTAATCTTCATTGATTGGGCGTACCTCAAGTGTGTCGCTTCAAGGATCTGTTTGAAGCGAAGATTCAAAGATCATGTAGATGTCTTGTGATGCGGCGACTGGAGCCTATCCAGGCTTGATCACAGTCCCACAGGGCAAAATAATCACCCGCAGCTTGAGGGTTCCACCGCACTTGCTGCAAGTGATGGGCTTCCATGGCTCGATCTCAACTTCCGGCCTGCTGATCTCAAAGCCGCGGGAGAGCTCGATCAGAGTAGAAACGGTATCGAGCTCGACTTTGCAATTGGGATTCAAGAATCCGTAGTAACGGACCTTCATGAACCCGGTTGGAAGCACATGCTGCAGAAACCGTCTCATAAACTCCATGGCATCCAGGGCCATGGTGCGCCACCGGTTACTGTGAGTTTTGCGGTAGCGGAAAAAGACGGTCTGCTCTTCGACTTTCACAATGCGATGATTGGAGATCGCCACCTTAAAGACGTAGGGAGCCAAATACTTCAGGCTGGCTTGGCTTTCACCCACTGCCTGACAATTGACGTTCCAATCTTGGAGCCAGACCTCGGCGGGGATATGCTCGAAGAGCCCGGCCTTTATCATTGCATCCTTGAACTTGGCTCTAAAGATTTTTGAGAGTGCCCTTACCGGCAGATAAAAGTCTATGCGCGAGGGATGCCAGGTGCGATCCCTGATCGACAGGGCTCCTCCTGCAACCACATAATGGATGTGGGGATGGTACTCCTGGGTGCGTCCCCAGGTGTGGAGGACCCCGAAAAAACCTGGAAGGTCTCCTCCCATGTGCTTTTTATCCCTGGCCAGTTTTTTGATGGCGTCCGATGAGGTCGTGAACAGGGCGGAATAGCCCACCCGCTGGTTGGATCGTATGAAGCGTCGCAATCCTTCGGGAACGGTGAAGGTCATCATGAAATGGTGTCCGGGAAGCTGCCGTTGCATCTGTCTTTGCAGCCATTGGCTGGTTTTGTGATTCTGGCAGGTTGGACAATGGCGATTCCCACAGGATCTGTTGACCCTATGGAGCTCTCCACACTCTTGACACTCATAAACGGCAATGCCGGCCGCTTCGGTGCGGCAGTCGATGATGGCATTCATTGCTTTGCGATGCTCCTGAGGCATGGAGTCTCCAAAGCGATCGACATACTCGGGGCTGAAGGTACGGAAGATCTCACTGATTGTCGCCATAATGGAACCCCTTCATGGTGGTGTTGATGATCCTGCAGGCATCTTCCGTTCCCTTTTGGGTGAGATGAAAATAGATCATGGTGGTTTCGAGGCTTGCATGCCCCATATATCTTTGGATGATTCTGGGGTTGACGCCGGCTTCCAGGAGGTGGGTGGCATAGCAATGGCAAAGACTGTGGACAGATATTCGCCGCTTGGTAATGCCGGCGGCGAACTTGGCCCGTCGAAAGGCTCCCTGCGCACTGTCAAGAGCCATATGCGTTTTGGCGGTTGGTCCTTCGTTTCCTCCTCTGCCCAGGGCAGGGAAGATGAAGACGGGATTTCTGTGAGTTACCCAATACCTGCGGAGCAACTGATAGGTGTCTTGAGGAAGGGGAACATAGCGGTCCTTTGCTCCCTTGCCGCGGTGGACATGGATCATCATGCGTTTGCCGTCTATGTCGGATACTTGCAGGGCGAGGGCTTCGGAAATCCTTAACCCGCAGGCATACACAGTGGAATGGAAGACGTAGTTGTGGAAAGTGGTGAGGTGATGCAGGATGGAGAAGACCTCTTCTTTACTTAGAATGCAGGGAAGTTTTTGTTCCCGCTTGGCCTTCAGATAGGCAAAAATGTGCCAGTCGCGTTGAAGCACGTTGACAAAAAAGAACTTGATGCCACTGTATGCGATACGAAGTGTGGCGGCAGACCATTTGTCGGTGTTTCTGCGGTGGAGAAAGTAGTCTTCCAGTTCGGACTCGCTGATCTGATCGGGGGGCTTCTTGTAGAAGTCTACAAGCAGACGTACTGCGCGCGTGTAGCACTCTTGAGTGAGCTCGCTCATTCCGGCGAGCTGAAGGGCTCTGATGGACTTCTCGTAATAGTCTTTCATGGTAACTCTCCTTATTTTTGATGTGGAATTGGACGAAGAACTGCGTGTAGGAAGGTTACCATGAATCCATCAGGGTTACTGCAAATTGGCTGGCAAGGCAGGGATGTTGACGAGATGACAAGGATTAGGAGCGTCGGGTAAACCTGCCTCGTAGCGGCTTACTTGAACAACAGCCTGCAACCGGAGGAGAGAACTGAGGCAAGAGCAATCGAGTCTGACCGCTGTGCAGGAGTCAGCAGAGGGCATATTAGGTTTGCTGACAGGCGAAGCTAGTGAGGCACTCCGCAAGCCGAAAGGCGGAGAGAACAGATATGCGAGCCGGAAACCAGGAAACTGAAGGCCTGAACGGTAGGAGTGGATGATTGGAGCAAGATCGGATGAACTGTAAGCCGGCAATTCAAATGTGGCTGCCCTTCGGGAAGAAGGGCAGCCACAGGTTTATGTTGAAATTGCAACCGAGAGTCCGTTGCAAGAAATGCAGATGATGGAGCAGATTGTCAGTGAAGGCAATCTGCTGAAGGCGTACAAACAGGTTCTGAGAAATGGCGGGAGTCCCGGCATAGATGGGATGACGGTGAAGGAGTTGGGGCCATACCTTCGGGAGACATTGCTTGCGGGCACCTATGAACCTCAACCGGTCAAAAGGGTGAATAGACCAAAGCCCGGTGGAGGTGTAAAAAAATTAGGAGTTCCCACAGCCGTGGATCGACTGATCCAGCAAGCGGTTTTGCAGATATTGCAGCCTGAACGGGACAAGGCGTTTTCGAAGTCGAGCTTAGGTTTTCGCCCCGGACCCAGCGCCCATCAGGCCCTCAAATGGACGCAGAAGCATCTGAGAAGTGGTTATGGGTACACTGTGGATATGGACTTGGAAAAGTTTTTCGACCGAGTCAACCACGATAAGCTTTTGAGTGAGGTATCCAAGTGGGTGAAGGATCAATGCCTTCTCACGCTGATCCGAAGTTTCCTGAAAGCAGGAGTCCTGGATGACGATGCGTTGCATGAGACGGTAGAGGGTACCCCGCAGGGCGGCCCACTTTCCCCGCTACTCAGTAATCTGCTCCTGGACGAGTTGGAACGGGAGTTGGAGAAACGAGGACACCGATTCGCGAGATATGCTGATGATTGTAACATTTACGTGCGGAGCCTTCGAGCAGGGCAGAGGGTAATGGAGAGCATCACCCGATATCTTTCCTGCAAGCTGAAGCTCAAGGTAAATAAAGCATGTTCGATACCCATGCCAAGCCAAAGGTATTTCAAGCTCTTTGGGAGGCAGGACTTCAGGATCTGCCCGAGTCATGGAAGAAGTCGATTTATGAGCAAGCCGCAGAGGCTTCGGCAGTCGCTTTGGGAAGAAAGATGGCGACTCAAGTGGAAAGCATATCGGACGATTTGGAACAGTGAGATGCAGTGACGATGCCAATGGTTATTGTTCATAGGGGAGTCGCTCAATGTCTTCCGTCCCTCAGAGCCTGTAAAAGACCCATCCAAGTCGAGAAGGAAAAGTAACATGAGCAAGCGTTTTACTATGATCTATTGGAAGAGTGAGAAATTCTGGCTGGGAAAACTCCTTGAGCACCCGGAAATCATGACCCAAGGAGAAACCCTCGAGGAATTAGAGGAAAACTTGAAGGATGCCTATAGGATGATGGTTATGGAAGATGTTCCCGATGGCTATCAGATCAAAGATATTATTGTTGTATGAAGCGCGCTGAATTGATCCGTCAACTCACGGAAGCAGGCTGTAACCTGCACCGCCATGGGACAAATCACGACATTTACCTCAATCCGGCAACCAGCCGGAAGCAGCCAGTGCCGCGACACACCGAGATCGATGATGCTTTGGCCAAACACATCAAGAAGCACCTCGGTCTCATAAAATGAACACGGTGACAGAGTCGAACCTGCCGCTCAACCAGAGCGGGCGGGAATGTGGCGAGGCTGATTGGGTGGTTCCGTGGCGCCCGGCCAGTTGGCTTCGTGTTAGGATGCTCAAGCCCATGATTGGTACTGTTTCGAAAGCTTGATGGAGAGTACCGGAAAGCGTGGATTGGGTCCTATGTCACAATTATTCAGCGGCATTTTGCCATTTTGCATAGGTGCGGTAGGCCTGTATTTATAGCACACACTGGATTCCTTCACCAATATCGCGTCAAGAAATACCCTGCGAAAAGAGTGCAATCGTTTGTTGATTTCAGTGTATGTCCTATGTCAAGGGCTGACCCCGATTTCTTACAGGATCTGGCTGAGGAATTTTTTGGCCCTAGAATGCTGACATTCCTGGAAGAAATGTTCGGGAGTTCCCACCTCCAGGATCTCCCCCTGGTCCATGAAAACCACGAGGTCCGCCACTTCCCTCGCAAACCCCATTTCATGGGTCACCACCACCATGGTCATCCCCTCGCGGGCCAGATGGACCATGACGTCCAGTACCTCGCCGATCATCTCGGGATCCAGCGCGGAAGTCGGTTCATCGAAGAGCATGATCTTAGGGTTCATGGCCAGAGCCCGAGCGATGGCGACCCGCTGCTGCTGTCCCCCGGAAAGCTGCGCAGGATAGACATTGGCCTTTTCCTCGATCCCCACTTTCCGCAGAAGGCGCCGGCCGTTCTCTTCAGCTTCCGCCAAGGGGATTTTCTTGAGCTTCGTGGGAGCGAGAGTCAGGTTCTGGAGAACTGTCTTGTGGGGAAAAAGATTGAAATTCTGAAAGACCATTCCCACTTCCATCCGGATCCGGTTGATATCATTTTGCTTGTCCATGATATCGAAACCATCCACGATGATCCGTCCGGAATCGATTTCTTCCAGGCGGTTGATCGTACGCAGAAGAGTGCTTTTCCCAGAACCGCTGGGACCGATGATGACCACTTTCTCACCCGGCCGGACCGAGAGAGAAACGTTGTTGAGAGCCTTCAACTGCCCGAAATATTTATTGACGTTTTCAATGGTGATGATGGGCTTAGGATCGGTCATAGTAATTCAGCTTTTCTTCCATGAGGCTTACAAGCTTGGAAAGGAGGAGCGTGATCAAAAGATAAACCAGGGCAATGACGGTATAGGTTTCAAAGTAGGTGAATGTTTCCGAAGCAAATTCCCTTCCCCGGCGCAGCATGTCCGCTACCGCCAGGATGGAGACAAGGGAGGTATCCTTGAGAAGGGC
This region of Desulforhabdus amnigena genomic DNA includes:
- a CDS encoding reverse transcriptase domain-containing protein codes for the protein MMEQIVSEGNLLKAYKQVLRNGGSPGIDGMTVKELGPYLRETLLAGTYEPQPVKRVNRPKPGGGVKKLGVPTAVDRLIQQAVLQILQPERDKAFSKSSLGFRPGPSAHQALKWTQKHLRSGYGYTVDMDLEKFFDRVNHDKLLSEVSKWVKDQCLLTLIRSFLKAGVLDDDALHETVEGTPQGGPLSPLLSNLLLDELERELEKRGHRFARYADDCNIYVRSLRAGQRVMESITRYLSCKLKLKVNKACSIPMPSQRYFKLFGRQDFRICPSHGRSRFMSKPQRLRQSLWEERWRLKWKAYRTIWNSEMQ
- a CDS encoding type II toxin-antitoxin system HicA family toxin, which produces MKRAELIRQLTEAGCNLHRHGTNHDIYLNPATSRKQPVPRHTEIDDALAKHIKKHLGLIK
- a CDS encoding IS91 family transposase, producing MATISEIFRTFSPEYVDRFGDSMPQEHRKAMNAIIDCRTEAAGIAVYECQECGELHRVNRSCGNRHCPTCQNHKTSQWLQRQMQRQLPGHHFMMTFTVPEGLRRFIRSNQRVGYSALFTTSSDAIKKLARDKKHMGGDLPGFFGVLHTWGRTQEYHPHIHYVVAGGALSIRDRTWHPSRIDFYLPVRALSKIFRAKFKDAMIKAGLFEHIPAEVWLQDWNVNCQAVGESQASLKYLAPYVFKVAISNHRIVKVEEQTVFFRYRKTHSNRWRTMALDAMEFMRRFLQHVLPTGFMKVRYYGFLNPNCKVELDTVSTLIELSRGFEISRPEVEIEPWKPITCSKCGGTLKLRVIILPCGTVIKPG
- a CDS encoding amino acid ABC transporter ATP-binding protein, with product MTDPKPIITIENVNKYFGQLKALNNVSLSVRPGEKVVIIGPSGSGKSTLLRTINRLEEIDSGRIIVDGFDIMDKQNDINRIRMEVGMVFQNFNLFPHKTVLQNLTLAPTKLKKIPLAEAEENGRRLLRKVGIEEKANVYPAQLSGGQQQRVAIARALAMNPKIMLFDEPTSALDPEMIGEVLDVMVHLAREGMTMVVVTHEMGFAREVADLVVFMDQGEILEVGTPEHFFQECQHSRAKKFLSQIL
- a CDS encoding site-specific integrase, with product MKDYYEKSIRALQLAGMSELTQECYTRAVRLLVDFYKKPPDQISESELEDYFLHRRNTDKWSAATLRIAYSGIKFFFVNVLQRDWHIFAYLKAKREQKLPCILSKEEVFSILHHLTTFHNYVFHSTVYACGLRISEALALQVSDIDGKRMMIHVHRGKGAKDRYVPLPQDTYQLLRRYWVTHRNPVFIFPALGRGGNEGPTAKTHMALDSAQGAFRRAKFAAGITKRRISVHSLCHCYATHLLEAGVNPRIIQRYMGHASLETTMIYFHLTQKGTEDACRIINTTMKGFHYGDNQ